A genome region from Conger conger chromosome 16, fConCon1.1, whole genome shotgun sequence includes the following:
- the LOC133114186 gene encoding uncharacterized protein LOC133114186 → MKSELSVDQPINLTGGFTDDPRVQLERPGSPVPSGMSMKSERSMDHPINLTGGFTDDPRVQTERPGSPVPSGVSMKSERSMDHPINLRGGFIVDQRVQTERPGSPVPSGVSMKSERSMDHPINLTGGFTDDPRVQTERPGSPVPSGVSMKSERSMDHPINLRGGFIVDQRVQLERPGSPVPSGVSMKSERSMDHPINLTGGFTDDPSQPLERQAKRKTRNGYERAVTLPSVHTGPGRKTKVT, encoded by the exons GGAGGGTTCACAGATGATCCAAG ggtccagtTAGAAAGACCTGGGTCACCTGTTCCCAGTGGTATGTCAATGAAGAGTGAACGTTCAATGGATCATCCAATCAACCTCACAGGAGGCTTCACAGATGATCCAAG GGTCCAGACAGAAAGACCAGGGTCACCTGTTCCCAGTGGTGTGTCAATGAAGAGTGAACGTTCAATGGATCATCCAATCAACCTCAGAGGAGGGTTCATAGttgatcaaag ggtccagaCAGAAAGACCAGGGTCACCTGTTCCCAGTGGTGTGTCAATGAAGAGTGAACGTTCAATGGATCATCCAATCAACCTCACAGGAGGCTTCACAGATGATCCAAG ggtccagaCAGAAAGACCAGGGTCACCTGTTCCCAGTGGTGTGTCAATGAAGAGTGAACGTTCAATGGATCATCCAATCAACCTCAGAGGAGGGTTCATAGttgatcaaag ggtccagtTAGAAAGACCTGGGTCACCTGTTCCCAGTGGTGTGTCAATGAAGAGTGAACGTTCAATGGATCATCCAATCAACCTCACAGGAGGCTTCACAGATGATCCAAG CCAGCCACTTGAAAgacaagcaaaaagaaaaaccagaaaCGGATACGAGAGGGCCGTCAcattaccctctgtgcacacc ggtccaggtagaaagaCCAAGGTCACCTGA